Proteins encoded together in one Bradyrhizobium sp. CB82 window:
- a CDS encoding flagellar hook-length control protein FliK, which yields MTSDVAASVSIQTAPPKPARSRGSTANDQFGALVDSNTAAASGMPRQTSDPAPRRTDSASSSSSDKSTRDTSSTDSSSQSKSTDTTDSSTSAATDAPADPTKATDKTKGKPDASGTKSSEKSDDGKGDKTEDTDALAAAIQADPTPAAATATPDPNAVVAAPVVPVDSNAAASQANGNSSSPLTIAAAGIAASASTAAQITAPAVKTDATGDKTAATTNAGTAAKAALDAAATATTDASPTDPQTQGALSAAVAQATPKTSFKVAATTQQNTDVSDLGQDSTRTSATSTTPNQAAATANPNAAAHPQAAKPQVEGNTTEAKADASDKPAPAAAAPASAHDHTANTQALTSTTDTNSLAASAVQAPLTTTTSTASASTATLTATAATATAVPISGVPVEIAAAARAGKTRFDISLDPAELGRIDVRINVDRNGQVTSHLTVEKPETLSMLRQDAPQLQRALDDAGLKTGSNGLSFSLRDQNSSGQNNSNSNNNDNGSNARRLIISDEDAVPVAPVGRGYGRMLGSSSGVDIRV from the coding sequence GTGACGTCAGATGTAGCCGCAAGCGTGTCGATCCAGACCGCGCCGCCAAAACCTGCCCGCTCGCGGGGGTCGACGGCGAACGACCAGTTCGGCGCGCTCGTCGACAGCAACACGGCCGCTGCCAGCGGCATGCCGCGCCAGACCTCGGATCCCGCGCCGCGCCGCACCGACAGCGCGTCCTCATCCTCCTCCGACAAGAGCACGCGCGACACGTCGTCGACGGACTCCTCGTCGCAGAGCAAATCGACAGACACGACCGATAGTTCGACCTCTGCCGCCACCGACGCGCCGGCCGATCCCACCAAGGCGACCGACAAGACCAAAGGCAAGCCGGACGCGTCCGGCACGAAATCCAGCGAAAAATCCGACGACGGCAAGGGCGACAAGACCGAGGACACTGATGCTCTGGCCGCCGCCATTCAGGCCGATCCCACGCCAGCAGCCGCCACCGCAACGCCCGATCCGAACGCCGTTGTCGCAGCCCCGGTCGTTCCGGTCGATTCGAACGCGGCCGCGAGCCAGGCGAACGGCAATTCAAGTTCGCCGCTGACGATCGCAGCCGCCGGCATTGCCGCAAGTGCCTCGACCGCCGCGCAGATCACTGCGCCTGCGGTCAAGACCGACGCAACCGGCGACAAGACCGCCGCGACCACCAATGCGGGTACCGCCGCAAAAGCCGCGCTGGATGCGGCCGCCACCGCAACGACCGACGCTTCGCCGACCGATCCGCAAACGCAGGGCGCACTGTCCGCCGCCGTCGCGCAGGCAACCCCCAAGACCTCGTTCAAGGTGGCGGCAACGACGCAGCAGAACACGGACGTTTCCGATCTCGGGCAGGATTCGACCAGGACGAGCGCGACCAGCACGACGCCCAACCAGGCGGCGGCGACCGCGAACCCGAACGCGGCCGCGCATCCGCAAGCCGCCAAGCCGCAGGTCGAGGGCAACACGACCGAGGCCAAGGCCGATGCATCTGACAAGCCAGCTCCTGCGGCAGCCGCCCCGGCATCGGCGCACGACCACACGGCCAACACTCAGGCGTTGACCAGCACGACGGATACCAACTCCCTGGCCGCCTCCGCGGTGCAGGCGCCGCTGACCACGACCACCTCGACCGCCAGCGCGTCGACAGCGACCCTGACCGCGACCGCGGCGACCGCCACCGCCGTGCCGATTAGCGGCGTGCCGGTCGAGATCGCGGCGGCTGCGCGCGCCGGCAAGACCCGGTTCGACATCAGCCTCGATCCCGCCGAGCTGGGCCGCATCGACGTGCGCATCAACGTCGACCGCAACGGCCAGGTTACCTCGCATCTCACCGTCGAGAAGCCGGAGACGCTCTCGATGCTGCGCCAGGATGCGCCGCAATTGCAGCGCGCGCTCGACGATGCCGGCCTCAAGACCGGCAGCAACGGCCTGTCGTTCAGCCTGCGCGATCAGAACTCGTCCGGGCAGAACAACAGCAACAGCAACAACAACGACAACGGCAGCAATGCCCGCCGGCTGATTATCAGCGACGAGGACGCAGTTCCGGTCGCGCCGGTGGGGCGCGGCTACGGCCGCATGCTCGGATCGAGTAGCGGCGTCGATATCAGAGTGTGA
- a CDS encoding flagellar hook capping FlgD N-terminal domain-containing protein, with amino-acid sequence MTTTNAATAPSVISGTTQTASSSSSSSSSLSSTTGSTLAGNFQTFLTLLTTQLQNQNPLDPLDTNQFTQQLVQFAGVEQQLKTNTELSTLVTLQQTAQATQALNFVGKTAVVDGTTATMTNSSATWHLSVPSSATVDISIANSSGQTVFTGKYTAGAGADIPFTWNGQGNDGTQWPDGKYTISATGKDVSGNSVGVAAQVQGTVSSVDLTQSPPLLTIDGSTYTVSQVKSIVSTSSN; translated from the coding sequence ATGACCACCACGAATGCCGCCACCGCCCCCTCAGTCATTTCCGGCACGACCCAAACGGCATCATCGTCGTCCTCGTCGAGCTCCAGCCTGAGCTCGACCACCGGCTCGACGCTTGCGGGCAACTTCCAGACCTTCCTGACGCTGCTCACCACGCAACTCCAGAACCAGAACCCGCTCGATCCACTCGACACCAATCAGTTCACCCAGCAGCTCGTGCAATTCGCCGGAGTCGAGCAGCAGCTCAAGACCAACACCGAACTTTCGACCCTGGTGACCCTTCAGCAGACCGCGCAAGCGACCCAGGCGCTGAATTTCGTCGGCAAGACCGCGGTGGTCGACGGCACGACCGCCACGATGACCAATTCGTCGGCGACCTGGCACCTCAGCGTCCCCTCCAGCGCGACCGTCGACATCTCGATCGCCAACTCCAGCGGCCAGACCGTCTTCACCGGCAAGTACACCGCTGGCGCCGGCGCCGACATTCCGTTCACCTGGAACGGCCAGGGCAATGACGGCACGCAGTGGCCCGACGGCAAATACACGATCAGCGCGACCGGCAAGGACGTCTCGGGGAATTCGGTCGGCGTCGCCGCGCAGGTGCAGGGCACAGTGTCTTCGGTCGACCTGACGCAATCGCCGCCGTTGCTGACGATCGACGGCAGCACCTACACGGTCAGCCAGGTCAAGAGCATCGTCAGCACCAGCAGCAACTGA
- a CDS encoding class I SAM-dependent methyltransferase: MAADISRAGVEKAYGRWAPVYDLVFGKVFDAGRQSTIAEADKIGGRILDVGVGTGLSLSDYSRSTRVCGVDISEPMLRKAQQRVRAENLVNVEVLSVMDAKNLAFRDGFFDAVVAQYVITAVPDPEGTLDEFVRVLKSGGELILVNHIGAESGPRKLFELAFAPLARRLGWRPEFPWERLVNWAARHGGITLAERRPMPPMGHFSLIRYRKS; the protein is encoded by the coding sequence ATGGCAGCAGATATCTCGCGTGCCGGGGTCGAGAAGGCCTATGGCCGCTGGGCGCCGGTCTACGATCTCGTCTTCGGCAAGGTGTTTGATGCGGGACGGCAGTCGACCATTGCAGAGGCCGACAAGATCGGCGGCCGCATCCTCGACGTCGGTGTTGGCACCGGGCTGTCGCTGTCGGACTATTCGCGCTCGACAAGAGTCTGCGGCGTCGACATCTCCGAGCCGATGCTGCGCAAGGCGCAACAGCGTGTGCGTGCGGAAAACCTTGTCAATGTCGAGGTGCTCAGCGTGATGGATGCGAAGAACCTCGCATTCCGCGACGGCTTCTTCGATGCGGTGGTCGCGCAATATGTCATCACCGCGGTGCCCGACCCCGAAGGCACGCTCGACGAGTTCGTGCGTGTGCTGAAATCCGGCGGCGAGCTCATCCTCGTCAATCACATCGGCGCGGAAAGCGGCCCGCGAAAACTGTTCGAGCTGGCCTTTGCGCCGCTCGCAAGAAGGCTTGGCTGGCGCCCCGAGTTTCCCTGGGAACGACTGGTCAACTGGGCGGCGCGGCATGGTGGCATCACGCTCGCCGAGCGGCGGCCGATGCCGCCGATGGGCCACTTTTCGCTGATCCGCTACCGCAAATCGTGA
- the fliF gene encoding flagellar basal-body MS-ring/collar protein FliF has translation MQGLLDFLKGIGAARFGAMIAVTAALIGFFAFVIMRVTTPQMTTLFTDLSVEDSSSIIKDLERQGIQFELRNEGSIIMVPKDKVTRLRMKLAEGGLPKGGGVGYEVFDKSDALGTTSFVQNINHLRALEGELARTIRAIDRIQAARVHLVLPERPLFSREAPEPSASIVVRVRGSLEAQQIRAIRHLVASAVNGLKPQRVSIVDESGQLLADGAASDPDQALGDERRTAFEKRMRKQVEDIVSSVVGSGRARVQLSADFDFNKITQTSDKFDPEGRVLRSSQTREESSLTADNNGQVTVNNELPGNQQNSGVVAKDQSKKTEETNNYEISRTTKTEVTEAGRVNRISVAVLVDGIYSKNDKGDLVYQDRTKEQLDRIATLVRSAIGFDQKRGDQVEVVNLRFADAPSTAPIAEPSGFLGMLQFTKDDVMYFVELGVMMLLGLVVMFMVIRPLVKRILASDEIAALTSALSAPALTDESASASGGGHALVPSGNATASAIDVATIQGQVHAQSVHRVGELAERNPNETVAIIRQWLSEPAK, from the coding sequence TTGCAAGGTCTGTTGGACTTCCTGAAAGGTATCGGTGCCGCCAGGTTCGGGGCGATGATCGCGGTCACCGCCGCGCTCATCGGCTTCTTTGCCTTCGTCATCATGCGCGTGACCACGCCGCAGATGACGACGCTGTTCACCGACCTCAGCGTCGAAGATTCCTCCAGCATTATCAAGGATCTGGAACGCCAGGGCATCCAGTTCGAGCTGCGCAATGAAGGCAGCATCATCATGGTGCCCAAGGATAAGGTCACGCGGCTGCGCATGAAGCTTGCCGAAGGCGGCCTGCCCAAGGGGGGCGGCGTCGGCTACGAGGTGTTCGACAAGTCGGACGCGCTCGGCACCACCAGCTTCGTCCAGAACATCAATCATCTGCGCGCGCTGGAGGGCGAGCTCGCCCGAACCATCCGCGCCATCGACCGCATCCAGGCCGCTCGCGTCCACCTCGTGCTGCCGGAGCGCCCGCTGTTCTCGCGCGAGGCGCCGGAGCCGTCGGCCTCGATCGTGGTGCGGGTCCGCGGCTCGCTGGAAGCGCAGCAGATCCGTGCGATCCGCCATCTCGTCGCCTCCGCCGTCAACGGGTTGAAGCCGCAGCGCGTCTCGATCGTCGACGAATCCGGTCAGTTGCTCGCCGATGGCGCGGCATCCGACCCCGACCAGGCGCTTGGCGATGAGCGCCGCACCGCGTTCGAGAAGCGGATGCGCAAGCAGGTCGAGGACATCGTCTCTTCCGTGGTCGGCTCGGGTCGCGCCCGGGTACAGCTCTCGGCCGATTTCGACTTCAACAAGATCACCCAGACCTCCGACAAGTTTGATCCCGAAGGCCGCGTGCTGCGCTCGAGCCAGACCCGGGAAGAGAGCAGCCTCACCGCCGACAATAACGGCCAGGTCACCGTCAACAACGAGCTGCCGGGCAATCAGCAGAACAGCGGCGTGGTCGCCAAGGACCAGAGCAAGAAGACCGAAGAAACCAACAATTACGAGATCTCCCGCACCACCAAGACCGAGGTAACCGAGGCCGGCCGAGTCAACCGCATCTCGGTCGCGGTCCTGGTCGACGGCATCTACTCCAAGAACGACAAGGGCGATCTGGTCTATCAGGACCGCACCAAGGAGCAGCTCGACCGCATCGCCACGCTGGTGCGCTCGGCGATCGGCTTCGACCAGAAGCGCGGCGACCAGGTCGAGGTCGTCAACCTGCGCTTTGCCGACGCGCCGTCGACCGCCCCGATCGCCGAGCCGTCAGGCTTCCTCGGCATGCTCCAGTTCACCAAGGACGACGTGATGTACTTCGTCGAGCTCGGCGTGATGATGCTGCTCGGCCTTGTCGTGATGTTCATGGTGATCCGGCCGCTGGTGAAGCGGATCCTCGCCTCCGACGAGATCGCAGCCTTGACCAGCGCGCTGAGCGCCCCTGCGCTGACCGACGAATCCGCTTCAGCTTCGGGCGGCGGCCACGCGCTGGTCCCGAGTGGCAACGCCACGGCGAGCGCGATCGACGTCGCCACCATCCAGGGCCAGGTCCACGCCCAGTCCGTTCATCGCGTCGGCGAGCTCGCCGAGCGCAACCCCAATGAAACCGTCGCCATCATCCGCCAATGGCTGAGCGAACCCGCGAAATGA
- the mnmA gene encoding tRNA 2-thiouridine(34) synthase MnmA codes for MRNSLDLEGRPQDTRVVVAMSGGVDSSTTAALLKAEGYDVVGITLQLYDHGAATHRKGACCAGQDIHDARDVAAKLGIPHYVLDYEDRFRESVIDNFADSYALGETPVPCIECNRSVKFRDLLKTARELGAVALATGHYVASRGLADGSRALVCAADSERDQSYFLFATTREQLDYLRFPLGDMTKTETRELARRFGLSVADKHDSQDICFVPTGRYTDIITRLRPNAMEPGDIVDLDGRVIGQHHGIANFTVGQRRGLGIASGSPLYVVRLEAATRRVVVGPRDALKMHSIVLRDVNWIGDADIDRAIGNGLEMFVRVRSTRAPQPAWLRGGNGHYEVELVAGEEGVSPGQACVFYDAPSGQARVLGGGFIQSAAAKVASSTTRPLVEAVR; via the coding sequence ATGCGCAACAGTCTGGATCTCGAAGGCCGTCCGCAGGACACCAGGGTCGTCGTCGCCATGTCGGGCGGCGTAGACTCCTCGACGACCGCTGCGCTGCTGAAGGCCGAAGGCTACGACGTCGTCGGCATCACCCTTCAGCTCTATGACCATGGCGCGGCGACCCATCGCAAAGGCGCCTGCTGCGCCGGCCAGGACATCCACGACGCGCGCGACGTCGCCGCCAAGCTCGGCATTCCCCATTACGTGCTCGACTATGAGGACCGCTTTCGCGAGTCCGTCATCGACAATTTCGCTGACAGCTACGCGCTCGGCGAGACGCCGGTGCCGTGCATCGAGTGCAACCGCTCGGTCAAATTCCGCGATCTTCTGAAGACCGCGCGCGAGCTCGGCGCGGTCGCGCTGGCGACTGGCCACTATGTCGCCTCGCGCGGCCTCGCAGACGGCTCCCGCGCGCTCGTCTGCGCCGCAGATAGCGAGCGCGACCAGAGCTATTTCCTGTTTGCGACCACGCGCGAGCAGCTCGACTATTTACGCTTTCCCCTCGGCGACATGACCAAGACCGAGACGCGCGAGCTCGCGCGCCGCTTCGGCCTCAGCGTTGCCGACAAGCACGACAGCCAGGACATCTGCTTCGTGCCGACCGGGCGCTACACCGACATCATCACCCGGTTGCGCCCCAACGCGATGGAGCCGGGCGACATCGTCGATCTCGACGGCCGCGTCATCGGCCAGCATCACGGCATTGCCAATTTCACCGTCGGTCAGCGCCGCGGCCTGGGCATCGCCTCCGGCTCGCCGCTTTACGTGGTGCGACTCGAGGCCGCGACCCGCCGCGTCGTTGTCGGCCCGCGCGATGCCTTGAAGATGCACAGCATCGTGCTGCGCGACGTCAACTGGATCGGCGACGCTGATATCGATCGCGCGATCGGTAATGGCCTCGAAATGTTCGTACGCGTGCGCTCGACCCGCGCGCCGCAGCCGGCTTGGCTGCGCGGCGGCAACGGCCACTACGAGGTCGAGCTGGTCGCCGGCGAAGAGGGCGTCTCGCCCGGACAAGCCTGCGTGTTCTACGATGCGCCTTCGGGGCAGGCGCGCGTGCTCGGCGGCGGCTTTATTCAGAGCGCAGCCGCGAAAGTCGCCAGCAGCACGACGAGACCGCTGGTAGAAGCGGTGCGCTAG
- a CDS encoding DUF1153 domain-containing protein, whose protein sequence is MTEPHRPRVKYVIGPDGSPLTIADLPAPGTKRWVIRRKAEVVAAVRGGLLSLEEACSRYTLTVDEFLSWQFSIDQHGLAGLRTTRIQQYRQ, encoded by the coding sequence ATGACAGAACCCCATCGCCCGAGGGTGAAATACGTCATCGGGCCGGACGGCAGCCCTTTGACGATCGCGGACCTGCCTGCACCGGGGACCAAACGCTGGGTCATCCGACGCAAGGCTGAAGTCGTTGCCGCGGTCCGAGGAGGCCTCCTCTCCCTCGAGGAAGCCTGCAGCCGTTACACCCTGACGGTCGACGAATTCCTCTCCTGGCAGTTTTCCATTGACCAGCATGGTCTGGCCGGACTGCGCACCACGCGCATCCAGCAGTATCGCCAGTAA